A region from the Palaemon carinicauda isolate YSFRI2023 chromosome 16, ASM3689809v2, whole genome shotgun sequence genome encodes:
- the LOC137655345 gene encoding uncharacterized protein gives MVKGVHGPRGLRTPVIDRIESLSPVTEMEIDEEIYPQDMDVDEQSEFHDKTLSQFAIDRDRIESLSPITEMEIDEEIYSQGMDVDEQSEFHDKTLSQFAIDIDRIESLSPITEMEIDEEIYSQGMDVDEQSEFHDKTLSQFAIDIDRIESLSPVTEMEIDEEIYPQDMDVNEQSEFHDKTLSQFAIDIDRIESLSPITEMEIDEEIYPQDMDVDEQSEFHDKTLSQFAIGIERIESPFLVTEMEIDEEIYPQDMDVDEQSEFHDKTLSQFAIDIDRIESLSPVTEMEIDEEIYPQDMDVDEQSEFHDKTLSQFAIDIYRIESLSPVTEMEINEEIYPQDMDVDEKSEFHDKTLSQFAIDIDRIESPFLVTEMEIDEEIYPQDMDVDEQSEFHDKTLSQFAIDIDRIESLSPVTEMEIDEEIYPQDMDVDEQSEFHDKTLSQFAIDIDRIESLSPVTEMEIDEEIYPQDMDVDEQSEFHDKTLSQFAIDIDRIESLSPVTEMEIDEEIYPQDMDVDEKSEFHDKTLSQFAIDIERIESPFLVTEMEIDEEIYPQDMDVDEQSEFHDKTLSQFAIDIDRIESLSPVTEMEIDEEIYPQDMDVDEQSEFHDKTLSQFAIDIDRIESLSPVTEMEIDEEIYPQDMDVDEQSEFHDKTLSQFAIDIDRIESLSPITEMEIYEEIYSQGMDVDEQSEFHGKTVGQRMAEIIGSVEKMPREMTLMARELQREGQRLYEQKVELIRKSLWMEMEYLSLEIQKSFLQKREFIQRMEEVVLVRKEQNILREIEILIERWENTKLTLFYSRNGLLNSIVEVC, from the coding sequence atggtgaaaggggtgcatgggccaagaggGTTGAGAACCCCTGTTATAGACAGAATAGAAAGCCTTTCCCCTGTTACCGAAATGGAAATAGATGAGGAGATTTATCCACAAGATATGGATGTCGACGAACAAAGTGAATTCCATGATAAAACTTTAAGTCAGTTTGCCATAGATAGAGACAGAATAGAAAGCCTTTCCCCTATTACCGAAATGGAGATAGATGAAGAGATTTATTCGCAAGGTATGGATGTCGACGAACAAAGTGAATTCCATGATAAAACTTTAAGTCAGTttgccatagatatagacagaatAGAAAGCCTTTCCCCTATTACCGAAATGGAGATAGATGAAGAGATTTATTCGCAAGGTATGGATGTCGACGAACAAAGTGAATTCCATGATAAAACTTTAAGTCAGTttgccatagatatagacagaatAGAAAGCCTTTCCCCTGTTACCGAAATGGAAATAGATGAGGAGATTTATCCACAAGATATGGATGTCAACGAACAAAGTGAATTCCATGATAAAACTTTAAGTCAGTttgccatagatatagacagaatAGAAAGCCTTTCCCCTATTACCGAAATGGAGATAGATGAGGAGATTTATCCACAAGATATGGATGTCGACGAACAAAGTGAATTCCATGATAAAACTTTAAGTCAGTTTGCCATAGGTATAGAAAGAATAGAAAGCCCTTTCCTTGTTACCGAAATGGAGATAGATGAGGAGATTTATCCACAAGATATGGATGTCGACGAACAAAGTGAATTCCATGATAAAACTTTAAGTCAGTttgccatagatatagacagaatAGAAAGCCTTTCCCCTGTTACCGAAATGGAGATAGATGAGGAGATTTATCCACAAGATATGGATGTCGACGAACAAAGTGAATTCCATGATAAAACTTTAAGTCAGTTTGCCATAGATATATACAGAATAGAAAGCCTTTCCCCTGTTACCGAAATGGAAATAAATGAGGAGATTTATCCACAAGATATGGATGTCGACGAAAAAAGTGAATTCCATGATAAAACTTTAAGTCAGTttgccatagatatagacagaatAGAAAGCCCTTTCCTTGTTACCGAAATGGAGATAGATGAGGAGATTTATCCACAAGATATGGATGTCGACGAACAAAGTGAATTCCATGATAAAACTTTAAGTCAGTttgccatagatatagacagaatAGAAAGCCTTTCCCCTGTTACCGAAATGGAGATAGATGAGGAGATTTATCCACAAGATATGGATGTCGACGAACAAAGTGAATTCCATGATAAAACTTTAAGTCAGTttgccatagatatagacagaatAGAAAGCCTTTCCCCTGTTACCGAAATGGAGATAGATGAGGAGATTTATCCACAAGATATGGATGTCGACGAACAAAGTGAATTCCATGATAAAACTTTAAGTCAGTttgccatagatatagacagaatAGAAAGCCTTTCCCCTGTTACCGAAATGGAAATAGATGAGGAGATTTATCCACAAGATATGGATGTCGACGAAAAAAGTGAATTCCATGATAAAACTTTAAGTCAGTTTGCCATAGATATAGAAAGAATAGAAAGCCCTTTCCTTGTTACCGAAATGGAGATAGATGAGGAGATTTATCCACAAGATATGGATGTCGACGAACAAAGTGAATTCCATGATAAAACTTTAAGTCAGTttgccatagatatagacagaatAGAAAGCCTTTCCCCTGTTACCGAAATGGAGATAGATGAGGAGATTTATCCACAAGATATGGATGTCGACGAACAAAGTGAATTCCATGATAAAACTTTAAGTCAGTttgccatagatatagacagaatAGAAAGCCTTTCCCCTGTTACCGAAATGGAGATAGATGAGGAGATTTATCCACAAGATATGGATGTCGACGAACAAAGTGAATTCCATGATAAAACTTTAAGTCAGTttgccatagatatagacagaatAGAAAGCCTTTCCCCTATTACCGAAATGGAGATATATGAAGAGATTTATTCGCAAGGTATGGATGTCGACGAACAAAGTGAATTCCATGGTAAAACTGTAGGTCAGAGAATGGCTGAAATTATTGGTTCGGTGGAGAAGATGCCTCGAGAAATGACTTTGATGGCGAGAGAACTCCAACGAGAAGGGCAAAGACTCTACGAACAAAAGGTTGAACTTATAAGAAAGAGTTTGTGGATGGAGATGGAATACTTGAGTTTGGAAATCCAGAAAAGCTTTCTACAAAAGAGAGAGTTTATTCAGAGGATGGAGGAAGTGGTGTTAGTGAGAAAAGAGCAAAACATTCTTCgagaaatagaaatattaatcgAGAGATGGGAAAACACAAAACTCACATTATTTTATTCAAGAAACGGTTTACTAAATTCGATAGTGGAAGTATGTTGA